One window of the Periophthalmus magnuspinnatus isolate fPerMag1 chromosome 17, fPerMag1.2.pri, whole genome shotgun sequence genome contains the following:
- the cdk5 gene encoding cyclin-dependent-like kinase 5: MQKYEKLEKIGEGTYGTVFKAKNRETHEIVALKRVRLDDDDEGVPSSALREICLLKELKHKNIVRLHDVLHSDKKLTLVFEYCDQDLKKYFDSCNGDLDPETVKSFMYQLLKGLAFCHSRNVLHRDLKPQNLLINRNGELKLADFGLARAFGIPVRCYSAEVVTLWYRPPDVLFGAKLYSTSIDMWSAGCIFAELANAGRPLFPGNDVDDQLKRIFRLLGTPTEEQWPTMTKLPDYKPYPMYPATTSLVNVVPKLSSTGRDLLQNLLKCNPVQRISAEEALQHPYFADFCPP; the protein is encoded by the exons ATGCAGAAATATGAAAAGCTGGAAAAGATCGGAGAGG GTACTTATGGAACAGTGTTTAAGGCCAAAAACAGAGAAACACACGAGATCGTGGCTCTGAAACGAGTCCGACTCGACGATGATGAtgag gggGTGCCCAGCTCTGCGCTCAGAGAGATCTGTCTGCTGAaagaattaaaacataaaaacattgttAG GCTACACGATGTTTTACACAGTGACAAGAAATTAACTTTGGTTTTTGAATATTGTGACCAG GATTTGAAGAAATATTTTGACAGTTGTAATGGAGATTTAGATCCTGAAACTGTGAag TCGTTCATGTATCAGTTGTTGAAGGGCCTCGCGTTCTGCCACAGCCGGAACGTTCTGCATCGAGACCTGAAGCCACAGAATCTGCTCATCAACAGA AACGGAGAGCTGAAGCTGGCAGATTTTGGCCTGGCTCGGGCGTTTGGGATTCCTGTCAGGTGTTACTCCGCAGAG GTGGTGACACTGTGGTACCGCCCCCCAGACGTGCTGTTTGGGGCTAAGCTCTACTCCACCTCAATCGACATGTGGTCCGCGGGATGTATATTTGCAG AGCTGGCAAACGCAGGGCGCCCACTCTTCCCTGGCAACGATGTGGACGACCAACTGAAGAGAATTTTCAG GTTGTTGGGAACGCCGACCGAGGAGCAGTGGCCCACAATGACCAAGCTCCCAGATTACAAG CCATATCCCATGTACCCAGCCACCACCTCCCTGGTCAATGTGGTACCCAAACTCAGTAGCACAGGGCGGGATTTACTCCAG aacCTTTTGAAATGTAACCCAGTCCAGCGGATCTCAGCGGAAGAGGCCTTGCAGCACCCGTACTTTGCCGACTTCTGCCCTCCATAA
- the abcb8 gene encoding mitochondrial potassium channel ATP-binding subunit isoform X1, translated as MIHLLCCRINTSVPALLLRGSGQTAGFCRFSRPHTSPESAISTFRSISAVRHFKSLVQRTCLRYSRNPRPSRSVFHFILAPALLTVSGRMFCKVAFCEADVNNNILTTQTEDTPEFNWYLLWEFVKPELIALIGAVVFAFGAAILNIQIPLMLGDLVNVVARYLREQAGNYIHEIRVPALKLLGLYGLQGLLTSSYIILLSRVGERVAANMRKTLFSSLLRQDVAFFDANKTGQLVNRLTADIQEFKSSFKLVISQGLRSVTQTLGCFVSLYLISPKLTGLTVVVLPCLVGGGALIGSLLRKLSRAAQEQVAKATGVADEALGNVRTVKAFAMEDRELQLYSHEVDKSCEMNETLGNGIAVFQGLSNIALNCIVLGTIFAGGTLISSNEMSPGNLMSFLVASQTVQRSLASISILFGQVVRGMSSGARVFEYLVLQPTIPVSVGGRIPYHSLIGRVDFMNVSFSYPTRPGHQILKKLNLTLPPCKTVAIVGESGGGKSTVASLLERFYDPNSGVVMLDGLDIRTLDLSWLRGQVIGFINQEPVLFGSSIMENIRFGKPEASDAEVVNAAKQANAHGFVMSFPDGYNTVVGERGVTLSGGQKQRIAIARALIKNPSILVLDEATSALDAESERVVQEALDRATRGRTVLIIAHRLSTIQGADLICVMSNGRIVEAGTHVELLSKGGLYADLIRRQRAEEQT; from the exons ATGATTCATTTACTCTGCTGTCGTATAAACACATCTGTCCCTGCGCTCTTACTGCGGGGGAGCGGTCAAACAGCCGGGTTCTGCAGGTTTTCACG GCCACACACGTCTCCAGAATCGGCCATCTCCACATTCCGGTCCATCAGTGCAGTCCGTCACTTTAAGAGTCTGGTCCAGAGAACATGTTTGCGTTACTCCAGGAACCCCAGACCCTCCAGATCTGTCTTCCACTTCATCCTGGCCCCTGCCCTCCTCACTGTCTCCGGGCGAATGTTTTGTAAAGTTGCATTTTGTGAAGCGGACGTCAACAACAACATACTAACAACGCAGACTGAAGACACTCCTGAGTTTAATTGGTATCTCCTCTGGGAGTTTGTTAAACCTGAACTCATCGCTCTgattggtgctgttgtg TTTGCTTTCGGCGCTGCTATCCTTAATATTCAGATCCCGCTGATGCTCGGGGATTTGGTGAATGTGGTGGCGCGTTATCTCCGAGAACAAGCCGGAAACTACATCCATGAGATAAGAGTCCCCGCTCTGAAGCTGCTGGGGCTCTACGGGCTGCAG GGCCTGCTCACCAGCAGTTACATCATACTGCTGTCGCGGGTCGGTGAGCGAGTGGCAGCCAACATGAGGAAGACTTTGTTCTCATCTCTACTCAG GCAGGATGTGGCTTTCTTCGATGCCAATAAAACTGGGCAGCTGGTGAACCGTCTGACCGCTGATATTCAAGAATTTAAGTCGTCCTTCAAATTGGTCATATCTCAG GGCTTAAGGAGTGTGACGCAGACGCTCGGCTGCTTCGTTTCTCTCTACCTCATCTCTCCCAAACTCACAGGACTCACTGTGGTGGTTTTGCCCTGTTTAGTTGGGGGAGGGGCACTGATTGGCTCACTGCTGCGGAAACTGTCCAGAGCCGCCCAAGAACAA GTCGCTAAAGCCACAGGTGTCGCAGACGAAGCTCTCGGAAACGTCCGCACAGTGAAGGCGTTTGCGATGGAAGACCGGGAGCTTCA ATTATATTCCCACGAAGTCGACAAATCCTGCGAAATGAACGAAACACTCGGAAACGGAATTGCCGTTTTTCAGGGCCTGTCGAATATCGCACTGAACT GCATTGTACTGGGAACTATTTTTGCTGGAGGGACGTTAATATCCAGTAATGAAATGTCCCCCGGAAACTTGATGTCGTTCCTGGTGGCTTCACAGACAGTACAGAG GTCACTGGCGAGTATTTCTATCCTGTTTGGGCAG GTTGTGAGGGGGATGAGTTCAGGCGCTCGGGTTTTTGAGTACCTTGTTTTGCAGCCCACTATTCCAGTCAGTGTGGGGGGTCGCATCCCTTATCACTCACTCATCGGGAGAGTGGACTTCATGAACGTGTCTTTTAG TTACCCAACCAGACCTGGCCATCAGATTTTAAAGAAGCTGAACCTGACGCTGCCTCCATGTAAAACAGTTGCCATAGTTGGAGAATCAGGCGGAG GTAAATCCACCGTGGCTTCCTTACTCGAGCGCTTCTACGACCCCAACAGCGGAGTAGTAATGTTGGACGGACTGGACATACGGACTCTGGACCTGTCCTGGCTCAGGGGTCAGGTCATCGGCTTTATTAACCAG GAGCCGGTGCTGTTTGGATCTTCTATCATGGAGAACATCCGGTTTGGGAAGCCCGAGGCCTCAGACGCTGAGGTCGTTAATGCCGCCAAACAGGCCAACGCTCATGGGTTTGTGATGAGCTTCCCAGATGGATATAACACAGTAGTAG GGGAGCGAGGGGTGACTTTATCTGGGGGTCAGAAGCAGCGTATAGCCATAGCTCGAGCGCTCATTAAGAACCCCAGTATCCTAGTTCTGGACGAGGCCACCAGTGCTTTGGACGCAGAGTCAGAGAGAGTGGTCCAGGAGGCGCTGGACCGAGCCACAAGGGGGCGCACCGTCCTCATCATTGCACACAGGCTCAGCACCATCCAAGGAGCCGACCTCATATGTGTGATGAGCAACGGCCGGATAGTAGAG GCTGGGACTCACGTGGAACTACTGAGCAAAGGAGGACTCTATGCCGATCTGATCCGCAGGCAAAGAGCCGAGGAGCAGACATGA
- the abcb8 gene encoding mitochondrial potassium channel ATP-binding subunit isoform X2: MGNQRFSFMQLKPGTVLLKMPHTSPESAISTFRSISAVRHFKSLVQRTCLRYSRNPRPSRSVFHFILAPALLTVSGRMFCKVAFCEADVNNNILTTQTEDTPEFNWYLLWEFVKPELIALIGAVVFAFGAAILNIQIPLMLGDLVNVVARYLREQAGNYIHEIRVPALKLLGLYGLQGLLTSSYIILLSRVGERVAANMRKTLFSSLLRQDVAFFDANKTGQLVNRLTADIQEFKSSFKLVISQGLRSVTQTLGCFVSLYLISPKLTGLTVVVLPCLVGGGALIGSLLRKLSRAAQEQVAKATGVADEALGNVRTVKAFAMEDRELQLYSHEVDKSCEMNETLGNGIAVFQGLSNIALNCIVLGTIFAGGTLISSNEMSPGNLMSFLVASQTVQRSLASISILFGQVVRGMSSGARVFEYLVLQPTIPVSVGGRIPYHSLIGRVDFMNVSFSYPTRPGHQILKKLNLTLPPCKTVAIVGESGGGKSTVASLLERFYDPNSGVVMLDGLDIRTLDLSWLRGQVIGFINQEPVLFGSSIMENIRFGKPEASDAEVVNAAKQANAHGFVMSFPDGYNTVVGERGVTLSGGQKQRIAIARALIKNPSILVLDEATSALDAESERVVQEALDRATRGRTVLIIAHRLSTIQGADLICVMSNGRIVEAGTHVELLSKGGLYADLIRRQRAEEQT; the protein is encoded by the exons atggggaatcagcgtttcagttttatgcagctaaaacccgGAACAgtcctcctgaaaat GCCACACACGTCTCCAGAATCGGCCATCTCCACATTCCGGTCCATCAGTGCAGTCCGTCACTTTAAGAGTCTGGTCCAGAGAACATGTTTGCGTTACTCCAGGAACCCCAGACCCTCCAGATCTGTCTTCCACTTCATCCTGGCCCCTGCCCTCCTCACTGTCTCCGGGCGAATGTTTTGTAAAGTTGCATTTTGTGAAGCGGACGTCAACAACAACATACTAACAACGCAGACTGAAGACACTCCTGAGTTTAATTGGTATCTCCTCTGGGAGTTTGTTAAACCTGAACTCATCGCTCTgattggtgctgttgtg TTTGCTTTCGGCGCTGCTATCCTTAATATTCAGATCCCGCTGATGCTCGGGGATTTGGTGAATGTGGTGGCGCGTTATCTCCGAGAACAAGCCGGAAACTACATCCATGAGATAAGAGTCCCCGCTCTGAAGCTGCTGGGGCTCTACGGGCTGCAG GGCCTGCTCACCAGCAGTTACATCATACTGCTGTCGCGGGTCGGTGAGCGAGTGGCAGCCAACATGAGGAAGACTTTGTTCTCATCTCTACTCAG GCAGGATGTGGCTTTCTTCGATGCCAATAAAACTGGGCAGCTGGTGAACCGTCTGACCGCTGATATTCAAGAATTTAAGTCGTCCTTCAAATTGGTCATATCTCAG GGCTTAAGGAGTGTGACGCAGACGCTCGGCTGCTTCGTTTCTCTCTACCTCATCTCTCCCAAACTCACAGGACTCACTGTGGTGGTTTTGCCCTGTTTAGTTGGGGGAGGGGCACTGATTGGCTCACTGCTGCGGAAACTGTCCAGAGCCGCCCAAGAACAA GTCGCTAAAGCCACAGGTGTCGCAGACGAAGCTCTCGGAAACGTCCGCACAGTGAAGGCGTTTGCGATGGAAGACCGGGAGCTTCA ATTATATTCCCACGAAGTCGACAAATCCTGCGAAATGAACGAAACACTCGGAAACGGAATTGCCGTTTTTCAGGGCCTGTCGAATATCGCACTGAACT GCATTGTACTGGGAACTATTTTTGCTGGAGGGACGTTAATATCCAGTAATGAAATGTCCCCCGGAAACTTGATGTCGTTCCTGGTGGCTTCACAGACAGTACAGAG GTCACTGGCGAGTATTTCTATCCTGTTTGGGCAG GTTGTGAGGGGGATGAGTTCAGGCGCTCGGGTTTTTGAGTACCTTGTTTTGCAGCCCACTATTCCAGTCAGTGTGGGGGGTCGCATCCCTTATCACTCACTCATCGGGAGAGTGGACTTCATGAACGTGTCTTTTAG TTACCCAACCAGACCTGGCCATCAGATTTTAAAGAAGCTGAACCTGACGCTGCCTCCATGTAAAACAGTTGCCATAGTTGGAGAATCAGGCGGAG GTAAATCCACCGTGGCTTCCTTACTCGAGCGCTTCTACGACCCCAACAGCGGAGTAGTAATGTTGGACGGACTGGACATACGGACTCTGGACCTGTCCTGGCTCAGGGGTCAGGTCATCGGCTTTATTAACCAG GAGCCGGTGCTGTTTGGATCTTCTATCATGGAGAACATCCGGTTTGGGAAGCCCGAGGCCTCAGACGCTGAGGTCGTTAATGCCGCCAAACAGGCCAACGCTCATGGGTTTGTGATGAGCTTCCCAGATGGATATAACACAGTAGTAG GGGAGCGAGGGGTGACTTTATCTGGGGGTCAGAAGCAGCGTATAGCCATAGCTCGAGCGCTCATTAAGAACCCCAGTATCCTAGTTCTGGACGAGGCCACCAGTGCTTTGGACGCAGAGTCAGAGAGAGTGGTCCAGGAGGCGCTGGACCGAGCCACAAGGGGGCGCACCGTCCTCATCATTGCACACAGGCTCAGCACCATCCAAGGAGCCGACCTCATATGTGTGATGAGCAACGGCCGGATAGTAGAG GCTGGGACTCACGTGGAACTACTGAGCAAAGGAGGACTCTATGCCGATCTGATCCGCAGGCAAAGAGCCGAGGAGCAGACATGA